The Glutamicibacter mishrai DNA window CAATCGGGGCGTTGAGCTTAAGCTGCAGGGCCACGTTGCCGGAGATCTCCGTACTGCGCCGTGACCAGTTCTCGAATGGGGTGGTAGTGAAGTAGGTGGAAGGCAGTATCATCCGGCGGCCGTCAAGGAGCAGAACCACCACATAGGACAAGGTGATTTCCTCGACGGTGCCGCGTTCGCCTTCAACTACGACGATGTCATCCACGCGAATGGAATCGGTGAAGGCGACCTGCAGTCCAGCGAAGACATTGGCCAGCGTGGATTGGACGGCCAAACCGACAACCACCGAAGCCAAACCAGCTGAGGCCAGCAGTCCGGCACCCAGTGCCCTGACTTGCTCGATGGTCAGCAGGACGGCTGCCACGGCCAGGATGCACAGCACCGCGATAAGCACCCGGCGCATCAGGCCAACCTGGGTTTGCACCTTGGCCAGTCGTCTTCCGGGGCCGAATTTCGCTTCGAAGCGGGACATCATGCCGGCTTCGATCACGCGTACCAGCTTGATGATGAACCAGGTCAAGAACATCACCAGGATGATGAGGATGACGAATTGCCATGGATTGTACCAGTCGCGATTGTTATAGAAGAACGCGAAAGCGGACTTGGCGACGATGGAGGTGATCATTCCGAAGAACGGAAGTCGGGTAGCCTTCACATCTGCTTCGTCCACGCCGATTCGGCGCAGGGTGCGGCGGGCGATAGCACTGAATACAAAAGCGAAGATCGCGGCGACGATTGCGCCGGCCAGAAGCACGGCCCAGAATTGCAGCGAAGCAGGAAGGAAGCTGGAAACGCTGATGACTTCCTCGACCGTCTCGTCTAGAGGTTCAACGGGGTTTGGTGACATACTTAAAGGATGTCATATGGCACTAGATAAATGCTGTGCAGGACCTTGTCCCAAGCCGGATAACGACGTGGATCCAAGCGGTCTTGATCACAGTGGGATAGCTACGTTGAAAGCAGGAAGGACTGCGTCGATGCCTGCCGCAGGCCGGAAGACCCGCGAATGACGTTTTGTGTGTCCTTGTACGTAACACCCGATCAACCTGATGATTAATGTGCCACCATGCTAAGTATGAGCCGAACATTTGCTTATCAGCAGGTTGATGTTTTTGCGCCCACTGCATTTAACGGCAATGGGCTCGGAGTCGTATTCAACGCTGACAGCCTGTCTGATGATCAGATGCAGCACTTCGCCCAGTGGCTGAATGTGGCTGAGACGGTATTCTTCGTCGAGCCCACCCACGAAGAGGCCGACTACGCCATCCGCATTTTCACCCCCAGCACGGAATTGTCCTTTGCCGGACACCCGACGCTGGGCGCTGCGCACGCGTGGCTGGAATCCGGTGGCGTGCCTGGCCCGGCTGGCCATTTGATCCAGCAGTGCGAAGCCGGACTCATTCCTGTTCGAGTGGAACGCGAAAGCACCGACAGCCATTCGCGGCGGCTAGCCTTCTTGGCTCCCCCGTTGACCCGCACCGGCCCCTTGGAGCCGGACGTCCTCCAGTGGGCGATTAGCGGACTTGGCATTCACGAAGACGACGTCGTTGATCACCAGTGGCTGGTCAACGGCCCGCATCCTGCTGGCCTGGTCCTGCGCGACGCTGACGTGGTGCTGGGAATCGAACCGGACTATGAGGCGCTTCAAGGCCTTGAAGTGGGCGTCATCGGACCCTACACGGCATCGAGCGTAGCCCACGGCGTCTGGCAGCCGCACGGTTCGGTGTTGCCCAGGGTTTCAGGCACGCGCGAGGAACTGCGTCCGCTGGATTCCTCCGATCTGGAACGCTCCGAGGAACGCTTTGGCTCTGTGGTGATGCAGCCGCCTGCCGACTTCGAGGTGCGCGCCTTTGTTGCGGGCGAAGCCGTCTCCGAGGACCCCGCCACCGGTTCGCTGAATGCCGCCTTTGGCATCTGGCTGACCCAATCCGGCTACGCTCCTCAACGCTATACCGTGCGCCAGGGAACCCGTGTCGGCCGAAGCGCCATCTTGCATATCGAAGCCACCGAAAAGGGCGTGTGGGTCAGCGGCGACGTGGAAACCCGCATTTCCGGCGATGTGAGTTTCGACTAATTCGCCGTTCATAGGCTTCCTATCCATTCCACTGGAGCCGAACAGGCACTAACCTTGACCAGTGCCTGAAACTGCAAATCCCACCACTGACTTTGATAAGAAAGCCGCATGGCGTGCCCTTTGGGCGCTGGTCATCGGATTCTTCATGATCCTTCTGGACACCACCATCGTGTCCACCGCGATGCCTTCCATCATGGCGTCGCTTGATGCCGATATCTCCGGCATCTTGTGGGTCAATAGCGCCTACCTGCTCACCTTCGCCGTGCCATTGCTGGTCACCGGTCGACTGGGTGACCGCTTCGGCCCACGCAATATCTACCTCATCGGAATGGTGATCTTCTCCCTGGCCTCGTTATGGTGCGGCCTGTCGGATTCGCTGGGATCCCTGATTGCCGCCCGCGCCGTCCAGGGCCTGGGCGCATCGATGATCTCGCCCCAGGCAATGACCATGATCACCCGCCTCTTCCCCTACCAGCATCGTGGCGCGGCCATGGGCCTGTGGGGCGCGGTCGCTGGTATAGCGTCGCTGATCGGCCCAATTGCCGGCGGCCTGCTGGTGGACTCCGTGGGCTGGGAATGGATCTTCTTCATCAACTTGCCCATCGCCGTGCTCAGCCTCGTGATGGTCTTCAAGTTTGTTCCGCGCTTGGAACCCCAGGCGCACTCCTTCGACTGGATTGGCGTGGCCCTGTCGGCAGTTGCCATGTTCTGCCTCGTCTTCGGCATCCAGGAAGGCGATTCGACGAATTGGGAGCCGTTCATTGGACCTTTCGGTTCCTGGCACCTGATTATCAGCGGCATCCTGTTGCTGGCCGTTTTCGTTTGGTGGCAGAGCAAGACGAAGTCGGAACCGCTCGTTCCGCTGCGTCTGTTCACGGTGCGCAATTTCTCGCTGGCCAATGTGGCCATCACCTTCATGGGATTGACTATCTCCACCATCAGCTTGCCTATGGTGTTCTTCTTGCAGAATGTGCGTGGCCTGACTCCGACTGAGTCAGCCTTGATGATTTCCCCGATGGCAGTCGTCGGTATTTTCATCGCCCCGCGTTTGGGCAAGATGGTCAACAAGCTCAGCCCTCGCGTCTTGGCAGTGCCCGGCTTCATTCTCTTTGGCGGAGCCACCGTTGTCTATGCCTTCATGATGCATGCGGACATCGCCTTGTGGACCTTGCTGATTCCATCGGCCGTTCAGGGCATCGGCTCGGCCATGATCTGGCCTTCGCTGTCTTTGGCAGCCACCCGGGACCTGACTCCACGCGATGCGGGTGCCGGATCCGGCATCTACAACACCACCCGCCAGATCGGTTCCGTGCTCGGTTCAGCGCTCATCGCAGTCATGATGGATTCACGCATCCAGGCGCAAATCGAAAAGGCTGGTTCCAAGGACCCTGCTTCGATGATGGAAGCGACGTCGGTTGGCCTTGGCCAGGCACTGCTTCTGCCTGGCTTCGTTGCTGTTGCCGCGGTGATCGTGGTGGCGTTCTTGAGCCCCGGCAAAAAGGCCTAGCAGCACAATCTCCGGGCGCCAGATACGCCAGAACCCTGGCTGGTCAATTCAGTTGAACTGTCCAGCCAGGGTTCTTTTTTTGCTATTTAGGCCGGGTTGGTGGGGCCATCGTTGTTGTCGTTGTTCTTGAACTCATCGACCTTCTCGCCGATTTTCTCCTGAGCATCAGCGGCGAAATCCTTGATGTTCTCAGTAGCGTCGCCAGCGAACTCCTTGGCGCTCTCCACTGCTTCGCCCAGCTTCTTCTTTGCGTCATCCAAGAAACCCATTTGGTTCTCCTCTTCGCTTATTGCCCGTATTCGACCGCTGAAAATCGCAGTCTTCAAGATGAACTTACTTGCGTCTGTGTGCCGAGCTAGGCCATGGCGCAAAGATTACTTGTCTTTTTTGATCTTCTTTGCTGCCTTGCGGCCAAAAATCAGTGCCACGGCGATGCCGGCCAGCCATGCATCCTTGGCCAATGCAGTTCCATCAGCCGTTGGGCGGACGCCGTCGGACTCGGTCATGCCCGGAGTGCGCAGGTACGAGGAAAGCAGTACGCCCGAGAAGGCGCCCAATCCGATACCTGCCAAGCGTGATGGAACCAAAGGCAGAAGCAGAGCGCTGCCCAAGGAGATTTCCGAGATGGACAGGACCTTGCCGAAGACTGCTGGCTCCAGGTCGCCCAGCTGCGGCACACCATTGGATGCCATCTGCTGCAGGCCAGCCGCGCTGGCCTCATCAATGCGCAGCTTGTTAATTCCGCTGTTGAGAATGAATGCGCCACTGACTAATCGGAGTGCGGCGTTTGCGATCGAGATTCCCATGGGCCCTCACTTCTCTTTCCAATAGTAAAAACGCGTTCTGGAAAAGAACGCTCTGCTGTTCAGCGTAGTCATGGCTGTGGTAGTTCACAATCATTTCGACGGCGCGCTTAGCACTTGCCAAGTTTTCGAAGGTGAGAATCGTGCTAAATTCGTGAATCATGATCGCTTCTTCCGCTGTACCTCCGGCCGCACTTGATCTGCTCATTTCCCAGGGCTTTGATGCCACCAGTGTTGACGAGCTGGCAGCTGCCGCAGGGATCTCGCGTTCCACGTTCTTCCGCCGTTTTGGCTCCAAGGAGAACATGGTTTTTGCCGACCAGGAAATGATCATCACCCACGTGCAGACCACGCTGGCAGCTTCTTCCGTTGACGCGATCTCCACCTTGATTGACGCTGCCCATGTCGTATTTGACCAGTACACGGTCAACCCGGAAGGCGCGCAGCTGCGCCACAAGCTGCTTTCCTCTGTTCCGTCATTGCGTGAACGCGAGCTGGTCTCGACCCACCGGTACGAACGCGCTTTTTATGATTTCCTGGCCCGCCGGAACCTCGCCAACACCGCGTCGGAGAAGTCCTTGTGCCTGGGTGTCAGCGCAGGGCTCGTAGCTATCCACAATGACCACCTGAGAACGTGGATCAAGGACCCCAACAGCACCGATCGCAGCAAGCTGGCACATGATGTCCGCTTGTTCCTTGAGCGCTTTGCCGATCTGCTGGGCGCTGATGGTACTGGCACGGAAGCCACTTCCCCTGCACCCACGGTAGTTGTTTCGGTCTTGAACTCGGGCGCTGATGAGCAAGCAATCTTGCAGGCTGTTTCAGCGGCTTTGAAGGACCGCGGCAAGTAGGCAACCACACGGAATGGAACCTAGTTTCTTGACATGACACTGCGTTCCATTAGGCTAGAGATGAAAGTTTTCACTCTAGCCAATTTGGAGCGCCTGAGATGACCGAGCAGTCTACCGGTTTGGAATTTCCCAACGGTGTTGTTGAACCGGAATACGACCTATGGGCAGAAGACGTCAACATTGACCCCACAGGAATCTTTGCCGATATAGATGCTGCGGATCTTGCCTGGCGCACCAAAGCCCGCAAGTTCGTCGTGGAGGAAGTCAAAAAGGACATCCACGAATACTGGGACAAGGCCGACTACCCGCTTCATTTGATCAAGAAGCTCGGCGACGCCGACCTGCTGCGCGACGGCATGAACCTGGATTCCTACGAAAAAATGACTCCGCTGGCTGCCGGCCTGGTGAATATGGAAATGGCGCGTGGAGACGGATCCGTCGCCACCATCGTTGGCGTGCAGGGCGGCTTGGCTTTGCGCTCGGTCCTCTTCTGCGGCAACGAGGAACAGATCCAGAAGTACGCCATGCCGATGCTCGCTGGAGAACTGCCTGGCGCATTTGCGTTGACCGAGCCAACCCACGGCTCCGACTCGGTGTCATTGGAAACCCGTGCGACGAAAGTCGAGGGCGGGTACCGGATCAGCGGCGAAAAGAAATGGATCGGCAACGGCTCCATCGGCGGCGTCTCGATCGTCTGGGCACGTGATGATGAAGGCAAGGTCCGCGGCTTCGTGGTGCATCAGGATGCCGAAGGCTATAGCGCCACCACCATCCAGAACAAGTTGTCGTTGCGCGCCATCTGGCAGGCACATATCCGCATGGAGAACGTATTCGTTCCTGACGAGGACGTACTGCCTCAGGCCACCAGCTTCAAGGACACCTCCCGAGTCCTGTTCGCCACGCGACTCGGTGTCGCTTGGTCCGCGGTCGGACATGCCACTGCTTGCTACGAGTCGGCAGTGAACTACGCCAAGCAGCGCGTGCAGTTCGGCCGCCCGCTGGCCGCCAGCCAGATTGTCCAAGAACGCCTGGCACGGATGCAGTCCGAGCTGGCCACCATCCAGGTGCTCGTGATGCAGGCTACCAAGCGCGAGACCACCGGAGAACTCACTGGGCCGCAGGCATCGATGGCCAAGTACACCGCTACCCGCACGGCCCGCGCCATTGCTTCCAATGCCCGCGATCTGCTGGGCGGCAACGGCATTCTCACCAGCAACCGCGTAGCCCGCCACTTCGCTGATGTGGAAGCGATCCACACCTACGAAGGAACCGAAACGGTCCAGGCTTTGATCATGGGACGCGACATCACCGGATTCTCCGCCTTCGCCTAAGGAACAACAGGCACAGCATGAAGGACGTGGTCCTGGCTTTTGGCCAGGACCACGTCCTTCATTTATCAAGACTGCTGGTTGAGGCGGTTTTTCGTTTTCGCCGTGGCCACGTGTTCCCACGGATTTTCCGGCCAAGGATGCTTCGGATAGCGCCCACGCATTTCAGAGCGGACCTGGGCATATGGGCCGTTGAAGAAGGACACCAGATCATCGGTCACCGCCAGTGGACGTCCGCCGGGCGACAAGAGGTGGAATTGCACAGGCAGTTTTTCTCGCACCAGACGTGGTGATTGATCCAAGCCGAAACACTCCTGGAGCTTGACGGCTACTACCGCCGGGCCTGCTTCGCCGACCGGCGGATAGGAGATCAGGATCCTGGAACCGGACGGGACCTCCAGACGTTGCGGAACCAGCGAATCGAAATCGTGGGCGTGCTCCCATGGCAACAACGTGCGCAATGCTGAATACAGATCAGTCTTGGCTGCATTCTTGCCCTGGGCGACTTGGCGCAAAACAGGTTGCAGCCACTCTTCCGCCCTTTCTATCAAGGCCTGCTCATCAACTGCACTGAACGGCTCCCCCAACAAGCGATGGGCCACAGCCATGCGACGGCGCAGCGCATCAAAGTTTTCCTGCTCCCCGAAGAATGCCAGCCCCTGCTCCTTCACCGATACCTGGACAGCCTTCATGCCCAGTTCTTCGGTTGCCTTGATGGGTCGGGAGGACAACTCAATTGCGCCGAAGCGTTCAACTTTCCGGGCGCTGATTTTTCCGTCGATGAACTCGGCTGTTTCTTCGCTCTCGTGCAGCTGCGGGAGTAGATCAAGCACGGTGGGCAAGTCGATGCCGATGGCCCGGCGGATTGTCGCCTTGCTACCAGTCCTGGCCACTTCGACAACAGCCAGGTATTCCTCGTGGGCCAGCTGGCTCCCGCGCGGAAGCACCGCTCGTGTTCCCGAAGCCAGGAGATATTCATCGTGTCCGACCTTGCGGGCCACCCATTGCGGATAGGCCAACGCGCTGATGCCGGACAACGCGTCGGTTGGCAAGGCCTTCGGCGACGAGGCCTCCTTCCGGCCTTGCGCCTGGCTGGCGACCATCCGTTCCAGACGCGCTGCCTCCTGTTTCCAGGCACGATTGCCCGGGTGGGATCCCTTGCGTATCCCGGCAAAGAGTTCCTGCATGTCGGCGCTGTTAATGCGCTCGGAGCTGGCCAGCAATGCCACAGCTTCCGCGGCCGGCCGCGCACCAAAGAGCGGCGCGCCTTCCAGCAACGCGCGTGCGGCTCGCGGGTCGGTGGGAATCTTGACCATTTGCTCGCCCAGGGACGTAATACGCCCCGAGCCGTCAACGGCACCCAGGCTTTTGAGCACTAGCTCGTCGCTGGCCATCGTGGATGCTGGCGGAACCTCCCAAAGATCCAGCCCTTCTCCCCGGGGTGTTCCCCACGCCGCCAAAGCGAGTCCTGCCGACACCAGATCGCCGGTGCGGATTTCCGGAGTGGCATAGGCAGGCGTCGCGGCGAAGGCCTTGGGATCCAAGGTGCGCACCACTTGTCCCGGGCCAAGTCGTCCGGCACGGCCGGCTCGCTGGGTTGCCGTGGCACGACTGGCCACTACCGTGACCAACCCGGACATTCCACGCGAGGTGTCGCGGCGGGGTTCGCGCGCGTAGCCGGCATCGATGACCAGGTGGACGCGAGGTACCGTCAACGAGGATTCCGCGATGGATGTCGAGACGATGATTCGAGGCGGACTGCCGGCAGCTGGTTCATTCAGGATCGCATCCTGCTCGGCTGACGAGATCTGGGAATGCAATGCCAGAGAAGTCAGCCCGCTGGCGTTGATCTGTGCGCAGACTCGTTCAACTTCACGCACGCCCGGGACAAACACCAAGGTATCGACGGGACCTTGGCTTATCGCATTGGCCCTTGTCGAATGCTGCACGCTAACGGCGGCGACATGTCGCAGGTAGTCGTCCTTGATCCCGAATTCAGTGACTCTCGTTGATGAGTAGCTCTCAAAAATTTCTTCGACATCGTACTGGGCACTGTGGGCGCTGATGATTCTGACGGGTTTTTCGGATGAGAGAAAATCTGCAAGCTCTTTTGCATGCAACGTCGCGCTCATCAAGACTAGACAGAGATCATCTCGGAGTTCGCTGACTTGTTTGATCATTGCCAGCAATAAATCGGTGTCAATGGAACGTTCATGGACTTCATCAATGATCACCGCACTGATACCGCCCAAATCTGGGTCTGCCAGCAATCGACGCAACATCAGACCGGCAGTAACAAATTCCACTTCAGTTCTCGCGGAAACTGCGCGTTCTCCGCGAACGGAAAAGCCGACTTTCTCACCCAGCGTGGAACCATCCAGCTGGGCAAGTCTTCGGGCTGCTGCGCGCGCTGCCACGCGACGTGGTTGGGTAACAATAATTTTCCCTGTCAGACCAGCTTCTCGCAGTGCATTGGCCACCGTCGGTGGAACGATGGTGGTTTTACCGGATCCTGGCGGGGCTTGAATCACCAGTGGATTGCTGGGGTCCGCCACCAATGATTGGTAAAGGTCATCTCGGCTGGGACCGAAGGCTAGTCCGAAAGAGATCTGTTCCAGATCAAATGTGCCGCTGTTCATGCCTGACGCCCAGCCCAGAATGAGCGTATGGCATTGACGATTGGTTCAATGGGATACAGCGTTCCACCGTGAGTGCGTCCTGGCAGAGCGACCATCCGAGCGTCAGGTAATGTGCGCACCATGATTTTGTTTTGATCAAAGCGTGGCTGATCCCGGGTACCAATAAGCAACAGGGTTGGAATCTTGATTCTGGCTAAGTCAGCAAGATCAATATTCTGCAGGGTCTCGGCAGCTTCGTAATACGCGGCAAGTGCCAGCGGATCATTTGATTTGAAAGCCAACCGGGTTGCTGGATCCAGTTTGCCCCCAGTCTCCTGACCGGTGACGAAGCCTTCAATGTCGCCTCGGCGCAATACTTCCAGATAGCCCGGGAAGAAGAGCTTGCCGATTTCCCCAGGAGTAATTTCGTAAGTGCCGCCGAGCATGATCAACGAAATGACCTGCTCTGGATGAGTCATGGCTAGGTGCAATCCGGTACGGGCTCCAAAAGAGTACCCAACGATGTGCACTCGTTCCAGGCCTAGGTGTTGCAGGACCGCTTGGATGTCACTAACGACTTTATCCATGGTGTACTCGGCGACATCATGGGATTTCGCTGATTTGCCGTGTCCGCGCAAGTCCATGCGGATGGTCCGATGATCCTCGCCCAATGCTTTGGTGTAACCCAGCCCTCGCCAGATGGAACGAGATAAAGCTGAACCGTGCAGGAAAAGAATTGGTTCTCCCTCGGCTCCGTCATCGTCGAAAAAGATGTCGGAACCATCGACAGGATTATTGATCATCGGCATGTATTCGATTAAATCCCTTATCCAAGGGGAAGGCGAAATCAGAGTTCTCCCGAATCTATCGACATTCCCATCTAATAGGTGAAGACTGAAGATACACGACAGGGTCACGGCAATTGCTCGTGGCTTGGATTAGATTCAGAAGGGGGAAGATGATGAACACGCAACCAGCCAATGGGCAGCCTGCAGATCCCGATGAAGAGAAGAAACTACATGACGAGCACGACGAGGAGCTAGTCGAAGAATGGGAAGATGAGTCTTTCCCTGCTTCTGATCCGCCATCAAATTATTAGGCATCACGTTCCAAGGTGAGAACACACGTGACTCTCAGCTTGTTTCAAGACTCCGCTCCTAGTGTGGTTAATACCTTCTCAAGGTGCGAGTGATCTAGAAGAACCGATTCGTACAGGCGTTACCTCCTTGGCCTGACGGATCGGTTCTTCATTTAATTCTCTGGCTCTCGCGAGCCACCCTTGGCCTTTGCACCTCTGGAAATCGGTAACACCACTTCGACTAAATTTCGGATAGGCCGTCGCTACGGCATCGTCACCTGTCGTATCAATCAAACCGGTAGCAAACCCAACCAAAGCCTACGCAGACCGAAGTACAACGTCAGGACGTATGTTTCCGGAAATTATGTGATGCTATAAAACGGTTCCTAGATCGATAGATCTTTGGGTAGCTAAAGCGCTCCATTGCTTCGCGTTCGCCACTTGACCACGGTTCGTTGTCTGCCCAAGCACGGAACCACCAACTTCATCGCTTGTATTGCTTCCGCCTTGTTGGCTCTGTACTCGCATCAATCATTCTTGACGTCACGATAGAAACCAGATGTGTTTCAAAAATCTTGGGCGACCTATACTCATTGCATATGAGCACCGGTATCGACATGAGCAAGCCACCCCGCTACTTACTTGTTGACACGATGCGTGGGTTGGCCATCCTTGGCATGATCTGGGCGCACGTCCACGGACTTTCGCCAACGATGATGCCCGAAGCTGTCACGGGAGCAATCTCCCAAATGAGTGGCGCAGCCACACCACTGTTCATGCTCGTCGCAGGAACGACCATCGCGATCCTGACGCACGGACAAATGGATAGCAAGCGACGCCGTCGTTTCAGGCTCGAATATTTCCTTCGTGGGATCGGACTGGTGCTTATCGGTTTGGCGTTGCTCCCCTGGAGCGGACGGGTAGACATTGTTTTGCCCTATCTAGGCATCACATTCCTCCTGGCAGTTCCCTTCCTTCTTGCCAGCTCCAAAATTCTCAGCATCTGCGCGACAGTGATTTTCATACTCTCACCGATTCTTGCAAAGACCGTCACGCAGGCGCTCATCACCTTACCGCAACTGCTATATCCACAAGCTAGCCACAACCCTCTGGCGTTTTTGGCCCAGTGGATCTTCACCGGTCATGCGTACCACGCCACTTGGCTATTGCCATTCATGTTGCTAGGCATCGTAGCGGGGCGCCTCCTGCTCGCGCAGAGACTCCCCGCAAAAACGATAACTTTGCTGGGATTCGGGCTCACCGTAGGAGTTTTTCTACTCTTCGTGCATCCACAGCAGGACGCCGGCACATACATTCGCGGTGGCTTCACAGAAATGTCGTTCGACATAACCCGTGCTATGACGGTATACGGGCTCATGAGCTGGTTGACATCCGTGAAGAATACAAAGTTCTCCTGCTGGTTCCAAAAGATTGGCATGCCGATCTCATTGGCGGGTCGCATCCCGTTGACTCTGTATGTACTCCATGTTCTGTTGTTATTTACGATCATGAGCGATGGTTGGACGCTCGCCGGATCACAGTGGCTGTGGCCTGCAATAGTCTTCGTTGGTTGTCTGGGTTTTGCAGTGCTATGGGGGCTCACGATTGGGGTGGGTCCAGTAGAGCGGCTTCTTGGGGTATTTTCTTTGCGGCACAACCTGCGCTGGGCATTGACATCACAGCCAGCGAAACCTCAAGAGTTCGGATTCAGACGGATTAAGGCACGCCAGCCCGCGCGGACCTTCAATCGTCGTTAACAACCTTTCTACACTGATCCCAAATCGCTTACAGCTCCGCTTGATTGGAACAACAAGGCAGGATTCCCTTCTAGTGGTCTCCGAAGGAGCGCGGAAATATCTCACAGGCC harbors:
- a CDS encoding alpha/beta fold hydrolase, translating into MTLSCIFSLHLLDGNVDRFGRTLISPSPWIRDLIEYMPMINNPVDGSDIFFDDDGAEGEPILFLHGSALSRSIWRGLGYTKALGEDHRTIRMDLRGHGKSAKSHDVAEYTMDKVVSDIQAVLQHLGLERVHIVGYSFGARTGLHLAMTHPEQVISLIMLGGTYEITPGEIGKLFFPGYLEVLRRGDIEGFVTGQETGGKLDPATRLAFKSNDPLALAAYYEAAETLQNIDLADLARIKIPTLLLIGTRDQPRFDQNKIMVRTLPDARMVALPGRTHGGTLYPIEPIVNAIRSFWAGRQA
- a CDS encoding YtxH domain-containing protein is translated as MGFLDDAKKKLGEAVESAKEFAGDATENIKDFAADAQEKIGEKVDEFKNNDNNDGPTNPA
- a CDS encoding DHA2 family efflux MFS transporter permease subunit codes for the protein MPETANPTTDFDKKAAWRALWALVIGFFMILLDTTIVSTAMPSIMASLDADISGILWVNSAYLLTFAVPLLVTGRLGDRFGPRNIYLIGMVIFSLASLWCGLSDSLGSLIAARAVQGLGASMISPQAMTMITRLFPYQHRGAAMGLWGAVAGIASLIGPIAGGLLVDSVGWEWIFFINLPIAVLSLVMVFKFVPRLEPQAHSFDWIGVALSAVAMFCLVFGIQEGDSTNWEPFIGPFGSWHLIISGILLLAVFVWWQSKTKSEPLVPLRLFTVRNFSLANVAITFMGLTISTISLPMVFFLQNVRGLTPTESALMISPMAVVGIFIAPRLGKMVNKLSPRVLAVPGFILFGGATVVYAFMMHADIALWTLLIPSAVQGIGSAMIWPSLSLAATRDLTPRDAGAGSGIYNTTRQIGSVLGSALIAVMMDSRIQAQIEKAGSKDPASMMEATSVGLGQALLLPGFVAVAAVIVVAFLSPGKKA
- a CDS encoding TetR family transcriptional regulator, translating into MIASSAVPPAALDLLISQGFDATSVDELAAAAGISRSTFFRRFGSKENMVFADQEMIITHVQTTLAASSVDAISTLIDAAHVVFDQYTVNPEGAQLRHKLLSSVPSLRERELVSTHRYERAFYDFLARRNLANTASEKSLCLGVSAGLVAIHNDHLRTWIKDPNSTDRSKLAHDVRLFLERFADLLGADGTGTEATSPAPTVVVSVLNSGADEQAILQAVSAALKDRGK
- a CDS encoding membrane protein yields the protein MGISIANAALRLVSGAFILNSGINKLRIDEASAAGLQQMASNGVPQLGDLEPAVFGKVLSISEISLGSALLLPLVPSRLAGIGLGAFSGVLLSSYLRTPGMTESDGVRPTADGTALAKDAWLAGIAVALIFGRKAAKKIKKDK
- a CDS encoding mechanosensitive ion channel family protein, yielding MSPNPVEPLDETVEEVISVSSFLPASLQFWAVLLAGAIVAAIFAFVFSAIARRTLRRIGVDEADVKATRLPFFGMITSIVAKSAFAFFYNNRDWYNPWQFVILIILVMFLTWFIIKLVRVIEAGMMSRFEAKFGPGRRLAKVQTQVGLMRRVLIAVLCILAVAAVLLTIEQVRALGAGLLASAGLASVVVGLAVQSTLANVFAGLQVAFTDSIRVDDIVVVEGERGTVEEITLSYVVVLLLDGRRMILPSTYFTTTPFENWSRRSTEISGNVALQLKLNAPIDYLRQRTTELLESSDLWDGRDNELLVTDAQNGLQTVAIYLSARNAGDLWSLRNMIREKLLGELLESYPECLPDPRIVPTTPA
- the hrpB gene encoding ATP-dependent helicase HrpB, encoding MNSGTFDLEQISFGLAFGPSRDDLYQSLVADPSNPLVIQAPPGSGKTTIVPPTVANALREAGLTGKIIVTQPRRVAARAAARRLAQLDGSTLGEKVGFSVRGERAVSARTEVEFVTAGLMLRRLLADPDLGGISAVIIDEVHERSIDTDLLLAMIKQVSELRDDLCLVLMSATLHAKELADFLSSEKPVRIISAHSAQYDVEEIFESYSSTRVTEFGIKDDYLRHVAAVSVQHSTRANAISQGPVDTLVFVPGVREVERVCAQINASGLTSLALHSQISSAEQDAILNEPAAGSPPRIIVSTSIAESSLTVPRVHLVIDAGYAREPRRDTSRGMSGLVTVVASRATATQRAGRAGRLGPGQVVRTLDPKAFAATPAYATPEIRTGDLVSAGLALAAWGTPRGEGLDLWEVPPASTMASDELVLKSLGAVDGSGRITSLGEQMVKIPTDPRAARALLEGAPLFGARPAAEAVALLASSERINSADMQELFAGIRKGSHPGNRAWKQEAARLERMVASQAQGRKEASSPKALPTDALSGISALAYPQWVARKVGHDEYLLASGTRAVLPRGSQLAHEEYLAVVEVARTGSKATIRRAIGIDLPTVLDLLPQLHESEETAEFIDGKISARKVERFGAIELSSRPIKATEELGMKAVQVSVKEQGLAFFGEQENFDALRRRMAVAHRLLGEPFSAVDEQALIERAEEWLQPVLRQVAQGKNAAKTDLYSALRTLLPWEHAHDFDSLVPQRLEVPSGSRILISYPPVGEAGPAVVAVKLQECFGLDQSPRLVREKLPVQFHLLSPGGRPLAVTDDLVSFFNGPYAQVRSEMRGRYPKHPWPENPWEHVATAKTKNRLNQQS
- a CDS encoding PhzF family phenazine biosynthesis protein, whose translation is MSRTFAYQQVDVFAPTAFNGNGLGVVFNADSLSDDQMQHFAQWLNVAETVFFVEPTHEEADYAIRIFTPSTELSFAGHPTLGAAHAWLESGGVPGPAGHLIQQCEAGLIPVRVERESTDSHSRRLAFLAPPLTRTGPLEPDVLQWAISGLGIHEDDVVDHQWLVNGPHPAGLVLRDADVVLGIEPDYEALQGLEVGVIGPYTASSVAHGVWQPHGSVLPRVSGTREELRPLDSSDLERSEERFGSVVMQPPADFEVRAFVAGEAVSEDPATGSLNAAFGIWLTQSGYAPQRYTVRQGTRVGRSAILHIEATEKGVWVSGDVETRISGDVSFD
- a CDS encoding acyl-CoA dehydrogenase family protein — encoded protein: MTEQSTGLEFPNGVVEPEYDLWAEDVNIDPTGIFADIDAADLAWRTKARKFVVEEVKKDIHEYWDKADYPLHLIKKLGDADLLRDGMNLDSYEKMTPLAAGLVNMEMARGDGSVATIVGVQGGLALRSVLFCGNEEQIQKYAMPMLAGELPGAFALTEPTHGSDSVSLETRATKVEGGYRISGEKKWIGNGSIGGVSIVWARDDEGKVRGFVVHQDAEGYSATTIQNKLSLRAIWQAHIRMENVFVPDEDVLPQATSFKDTSRVLFATRLGVAWSAVGHATACYESAVNYAKQRVQFGRPLAASQIVQERLARMQSELATIQVLVMQATKRETTGELTGPQASMAKYTATRTARAIASNARDLLGGNGILTSNRVARHFADVEAIHTYEGTETVQALIMGRDITGFSAFA